In Methanothermobacter sp., the following are encoded in one genomic region:
- a CDS encoding UPF0146 family protein, translated as MWKDLALYIIRSSQPSDRVVEVGAGRFLYVSDYIMKHSKVDLVLTDIKPSRGDIIYDDITSPDMDIYRDAVIIYSIRPPSELHNPLMMVAEAAGARLIIKPLTGENIATEKPMKLVNYRKTFFYEYSP; from the coding sequence AGTTCGCAGCCATCCGACCGTGTTGTTGAGGTTGGTGCCGGTAGATTCCTGTATGTTTCAGATTATATCATGAAACATTCAAAAGTTGATTTGGTTCTAACAGATATTAAACCTTCCCGTGGAGACATAATTTACGATGACATCACATCACCGGACATGGATATCTACAGGGATGCCGTCATCATATACTCCATAAGACCCCCATCTGAACTCCACAACCCCCTTATGATGGTGGCAGAGGCAGCTGGTGCCCGGCTGATCATAAAACCACTCACCGGGGAAAATATTGCCACAGAAAAGCCCATGAAACTTGTAAATTACAGAAAAACCTTTTTCTACGAGTACAGTCCATAA